The proteins below come from a single Salvelinus alpinus chromosome 18, SLU_Salpinus.1, whole genome shotgun sequence genomic window:
- the LOC139543949 gene encoding general transcription factor 3C polypeptide 4-like gives MAACSPARVADGVEEGQLTEAEPEDDPWAELGPVVKRDPVIKLLSPVSGFEPLTWSEDHRLSASTTSGISLMEVLCDVHGNNQDLVLHRTSIPVPDKVCELKVGPAEELLRAKDKFSSDPSVSQSSMLDRVFNPTLGVHKGIMYTSWSPLGCDGNGLSLLASLTLDHKLTVHSSTKRLQWTVVADLTQLYGESLESRGYSVQGGEPPKANLLDLAELQRRYLMQTPVRMEWSSLCTTQHVQTNNKWKDVGTVLLAVLMENGDLVVWQFCLPMLGKDSVVSCNTIQSGVSSPSVLAWWEYEHSGRKMSGLIVGSAVGPVKILPVNLKAVKGYFTLRQPVVLWQESDQIPVHNIKCISLFHPKQNCNCSLVVAARGSYLFWCLLLISKAGLNVHNSHVTGLHSTPIVSMTASRQGGSIYTCSLDGTVKKLTPIFTDMAVAFKQEEIVLPEGMAGRRMHGIAVSPNGAYLALVSTAGMTNGQHLVSRPYQVQFVTLKTPNDAAAELLESQVQSLFKQTDLLDLVRWRVLKEKCIPALLQEELDKKVHNTGSPYLWRLKLFLVRVLYQSLQKAPVEARWRPTHEDSKVFVGDEEGGGGGEEGVSKLQDPESQALEEKMGEVIAWIEAVEAHLTREHMKRVLGEVYLHTWITENTSIPTRGVCDFLTCDPTYEDRAAKVLIGHIQKKMNKQTFPEYCSLCKEVLPFTDRKQAICSNGHMWLRCVLSYQACQTLTYRRCLLQDSIARLPVPEDPDWIKRILQGPCTFCDSPLL, from the exons ATGGCTGCTTGCAGCCCAGCTCGTGTTGCGGacggggtagaggaaggacagctTACCGAAGCCGAACCAGAGGATGATCCCTGGGCAGAACTCGGTCCAGTTGTGAAGAGGGATCCGGTAATAAAGCTCTTGAGTCCGGTCAGCGGTTTTGAGCCGCTCACGTGGTCTGAGGACCACCGACTCTCGGCCTCTACTACAAGTGGCATTTCTTTGATGGAGGTCTTGTGCGATGTTCACGGCAACAACCAAGACTTGGTGCTGCATCGGACCTCCATCCCCGTGCCGGACAAAGTCTGTGAATTGAAG GTGGGTCCAGCGGAGGAACTGTTGAGGGCCAAAGACAAGTTCTCCAGCGACCCTTCAGTGAGCCAGTCCTCCATGCTGGACAGAGTGTTCAACCCCACCTTAGGCGTCCATAAGGGCATCATGTACACCAGCTGGTCCCCCCTGGGCTGTGACGGCAACGGTCTCAGCCTTCTGGCCTCCCTCACCCTAGACCACAAGCTGACCGTCCACAGCAGCACCAAGCGTCTACAGTGGACAGTGGTAGCTGACCTGACCCAGCTGTATGGAGAGAGCCTGGAGAGTAGAGGCTACTCAGTGCAGGGTGGGGAGCCCCCCAAGGCTAACCTCCTGGACCTGGCTGAGCTTCAGAGACGCTACCTCATGCAGACCCCTGTACGGATGGAGTGGTCCAGTCTGTGCACCACGCAGCACGTCCAGACCAACAACAAGTGGAAGGACGTGGGGACGGTGCTGCTGGCCGTGCTGATGGAGAACGGAGACCTGGTGGTGTGGCAGTTCTGCCTGCCCATGCTGGGGAAGGATTCAGTGGTGTCCTGTAACACCATCCAGTCTGGGGTGTCATCTCCCAGTGTGCTGGCATGGTGGGAGTACGAGCACAGCGGGCGCAAGATGAGTGGACTGATCGTGGGCAGTGCGGTAGGGCCTGTCAAGATCCTGCCTGTCAACCTGAAGGCGGTGAAGGGCTACTTCACCCTGCGCCAGCCAGTGGTCCTGTGGCAGGAGTCAGACCAGATCCCTGTACACAACATCAAGTGTATCTCCCTATTCCACCCCAAACAGAACTGTAACTGTAGCCTGGTGGTGGCGGCCAGGGGCTCCTACCTCTTCTGGTGCCTGCTGCTCATCTCCAAGGCGGGCCTCAACGTGCACAACTCACACGTCACTGGCCTGCACTCCACCCCCATCGTCTCCATGACAGCCAGCCGCCAGGGGGGCTCCATCTACACCTGTTCCCTGGACGGGACGGTCAAGAAGCTCACGCCCATCTTTACCGACATGGCCGTGGCCTTTAAGCAGGAGGAGATCGTGCTGCCAGAAGGCATGGCAGGGCGGAGGATGCATGGCATCGCGGTCAGCCCGAACGGGGCCTACCTGGCCCTGGTCAGTACTGCAGGGATGACCAATGGTCAGCACCTGGTTTCCAGGCCGTACCAGGTCCAGTTTGTGACCCTGAAGACGCCAAACGACGCAGCGGCAGAGCTGCTGGAGTCCCAGGTCCAGAGCCTGTTCAAGCAGACTGACCTGCTGGACCTGGTGCGCTGGAGGGTGCTGAAGGAGAAATGCATTCCTGCTCTGCTGCAGGAGGAGTTGGACAAGAAGGTACACAACACAGGCTCCCCCTACCTGTGGAGGTTAAAACTCTTCCTGGTGCGCGTGCTCTACCAGTCCCTGCAGAAGGCCCCCGTGGAGGCACGCTGGCGCCCCACGCATGAAGACTCCAAGGTGTTtgtgggggatgaggaggggggtggaggaggggaagagggggtgtCGAAGCTACAGGACCCAGAATCCCAGGCGTTGGAGGAGAAGATGGGAGAGGTGATAGCGTGGATCGAGGCGGTGGAGGCCCACCTGACCAGGGAGCACATGAAGAGGGTTCTGGGGGAGGTGTACCTTCACACCTGGATCACAGAGAATACCAGTATCCCCACCAGGGGGGTCTGTGACTTCCTCACCTGCGACCCTACATACGAGGACAGGGCTGCCAAG GTCCTGATAGGTCACATCCAGAAGAAGATGAACAAGCAGACGTTCCCAGAGTACTGTAGTCTGTGTAAGGAGGTGCTACCGTTCACAGACCGCAAACAGGCTATCTGCTCCAATGGACACATGTGGCTCAG GTGTGTGTTATCCTACCAGGCGTGCCAGACACTCACGTACAGACGCTGCCTGCTGCAGGATAGCATTGCCAGACTGCCAGTGCCTGAGG